GTTCTTCGTCGGCGAGCACGGTCTCGTGGGTGACTGGGCCGGGGTGATGCCAACTCGGGGAGTGGCACTAATGACACCGCCGCGTTGACTGATCTCATCGCTGCCGTGCCTGACGGTTCGACGATCGTCTTCGATGCCACCAAGACCTACCGCCTCGACCCCTTGTCGATCACCGGTAAGTCACTCACGCTCGACTTCAATGGCGCACGGGTTGTGACGAAAACGATGGACTCCGGCGACCTGTCGGTGGCCAGCCCCTTTATCTCGTGGTCGTCCACCGTCGGCCCTGAGGTTGATCTCAGCAGCTCGGGGTTCGCCCGTGGAGCTACCGAGGTAATCACGAACCCTTTCTCAGGATCGAACGGGTTCTCAACCGACGACCTGGTCATCGTCCGTGACCGATACCCCGTCGCCCGGTGGGACACTGGCGCGAACGCCTCGTGGGTCGGACGCGGCGAGGTCAACATCGTGCAGTCGATCACGCCGTCCACAGGAACCGTGCGCCTCCGCATCCCCCTCAGCCACCAGTACCAGGCCAACTTCTCCGTGGTCCCCACGCTGCAACGCATCTCGACCCCGGTCCGTCCGGTCGTCAAGAACATCGGACTCATCATCGACACCAACCCCGACGGCATGTACACCGGGGACATCGAGACCTCAGGCGGTCACCTGTTCTACTTCTACGCCTGCGTGGACCCCCGAGTGGAGAACGTGCGCGCCGAGGGGTGGGAGAACCACATCGTCAACTTCAACAAGTGCCTGCGCCCGCGAACCATCGACATCGAGGGGCGAAACCCATTCCAGACAGGATCAGGGCACGGGTACATCGGGCGCATGACTCACTGCGTCGATGGCGAGTTCACCCGTAGCGTCGCCTACGGGACACGACACGTCGCCAACTACGTGGCGTCGGCGCGGTGTGGGTCGCGGTCGTGCCGGTCGTACCGCCCCGCTGGGGTGTCCTACCAGACCCACGGACTGCGGTCACGCGACATCTACTCGGTCGATGACACCGTGGTCGGCGGCGACTCGTCGGGCTGGTCACACGGCAACACCACCTACGCGGGCGACTACGGGTATCGCATTCTACGACCGCGCTACTACGGCACCAACAACGGTGTTCTCGCGCGCTGCGGCAGCACTGGTACACGCATCATCGACCCCGAGATTCACACCACAGCCAAGGGCGTGGAGGTGTCGAGCCTCGCGTCAGACGTGATCGTGGACCTCACCCAGGGGACCATCGAGATATTCGGAGAAGCGGGGACGTCCTACGCGGTACACGCCGCCGATGTCAACGGCAGCGGCGAGTACAAGCCGGGCTCGGTCACCGTCCACGGCCCCGGCGATCTCGTTGGAACTCGCGCCCTGGTGTCCCTCGACGTGACTGGTGCGGCCCGCATAGGTGGCGTCGAGTACGACCAGGGCGACGACCAGTTGCAGCGATGGGACGGCACCGACTGGGCCGAAGTCGAATCCGGTGGCGCAGCAGGCGTCACGCTCGATACCGACCAGACGATCACCGGGGCGAAGTCGATGGCCGAGGTGGGATTCTTCGGCACGTCCGCGCTCGGCACGAAGCCGTCCGCAACAGACGACCTCGGCACCGTCCTGTCCAGCCTTGGACTTCGCACTGCTGGTGGTGCGTATCCGATCACGACCTCGGGGCGGTCGCTCTCACAGGCGGATTCCGTACCGGGCTCGGCAATCGATCCGGTACCTACAACATCACCACCAACACCGCGCCGTTCAACATGTGCGATGCCAGTGGTGGAGCGTTCACGATCTCACTGCCGAACACCGGATCGGCTGGGTATCGCTTCACTATCAAGAAGATCGACGCCTCAGCCAACGCGGTCACCGTGTCCGCGCCGATCGGCATCGACGGTGTGCCGACCCTCGTGCTCACCGATCAGTGGGAGTGGGTGGAGGTCGTCAGCACTTTCACCACAGGCCAGTACATGATCGTCGGTCGGGGCTGACCCCCGCCCATAACCGGAATCGGGACACCGCTGTCACGGCTCCCAGGCGTCGCCGAGTACCGCGGCGAGCCGGTCGGTGAGGTCCGGGGCCTCGGCGCGCTGGGAGTAGACCACGTCGTCGCATTCGACGGCGAGTGCGAGTAGGTCGGGGTCGGGTGGTGTCCATCCGCCGTCGGTGGCTTGTGTCATTTCGGCTTGCTGGCGGCGCATCTGTGCGCGTATGGCTTCGGCTGCGGCGCGTAGTACGTCCCGATCGGTCACCAGGTGATCATACGGGTTTCGTGAAATGTGTTGCGCTGCAACAGAAGTCGATGCTACTGTTATCTCACAAGTTCAGAGCGGGTGAGGTTCAGGAACACACACTGATCGTCGGAGCGCGATGCGCCGGCCACTGATAGGTGGAACCCGATCGCAGAGCGTCATGATGCGACACCCGCTCTGAACTTGGACAACCTTGAACGCGTGAGGGGGGCGTTTTCTTGCGTTGAGGGGAACCCCGCCACCCCGCGGCTGCAACGCAAAGAAAACGCCACCCTCACGAGAGGATGGGGCGTTCAAGGTTGTCCAAGTTCAGAGCGGGTGTCGCATCATGACGCTCTGCGATCGGGTTCCCAGTGTTTCCTATCAGTGGCCGGCGCATCGCGCTCCGACGATCAGTGTGTGTTCCTGAACCTCACCCGCTCTGAACTTGTGAGATAACAGTAGCATCGACTTCTGTTGCAGCGCAACACATTTCACGAAACCCGTATGATCACCTGGTGACCGATCGGGACGTACTACGCGCCGCAGCCGAAGCCATACGCGCACAGATGCGCCGCCAGCAAGCCGAAATGACACAAGCCACCGACGGCGGATGGACACCACCCGACCCCGACCTACTCGCACTCGCCGTCGAATGCGACGACGTGGTCTACTCCCAGCGCGCCGAGGCCCCGGACCTCACCGACCGGCTCGCCGCGGTACTCGGCGACGCCTGGGAGCCGTGACAGCGGTGTCCCGATTCCGGTTATGGGCGGGGGTCAGCCCCGACCGACGATCATGTACTGGCCTGTGGTGAAAGTGCTGACGACCTCCACCCACTCCCACTGATCGGTGAGCACGAGGGTCGGCACACCGTCGATGCCGATCGGCGCGGACACGGTGACCGCGTTGGCTGAGGCGTCGATCTTCTTGATAGTGAAGCGATACCCAGCCGATCCGGTGTTCGGCAGTGAGATCGTGAACGCTCCACCACTGGCATCGCACATGTTGAACGGCGCGGTGTTGGTGGTGATGTTGTAGGTACCGGATCGATTGCCGAGCCCGGTACGGAATCCGCCTGTGAGAGCGACCGCCCCCGAGGTCGTGATCGGATACGCACCACCAGCAGTGCGAAGTCCAAGGCTGGACAGGACGGTGCCGAGGTCGTCTGTTGCGGACGGCTTCGTGCCGAGCGCGGACGTGCCGAAGAATCCCACCTCGGCCATCGACTTCGCCCCGGTGATCGTCTGGTCGGTATCGAGCGTGACGCCTGCTGCGCCACCGGATTCGACTTCGGCCCAGTCGGTGCCGTCCCATCGCTGCAACTGGTCGTCGCCCTGGTCGTACTCGACGCCACCTATGCGGGCCGCACCAGTCACGTCGAGGGACACCAGGGCGCGAGTTCCAACGAGATCGCCGGGGCCGTGGACGGTGACCGAGCCCGGCTTGTACTCGCCGCTGCCGTTGACATCGGCGGCGTGTACCGCGTAGGACGTCCCCGCTTCTCCGAATATCTCGATGGTCCCCTGGGTGAGGTCCACGATCACGTCTGACGCGAGGCTCGACACCTCCACGCCCTTGGCTGTGGTGTGAATCTCGGGGTCGATGATGCGTGTACCAGTGCTGCCGCAGCGCGCGAGAACACCGTTGTTGGTGCCGTAGTAGCGCGGTCGTAGAATGCGATACCCGTAGTCGCCCGCGTAGGTGGTGTTGCCGTGTGACCAGCCCGACGAGTCGCCGCCGACCACGGTGTCATCGACCGAGTAGATGTCGCGTGACCGCAGTCCGTGGGTCTGGTAGGACACCCCAGCGGGGCGGTACGACCGGCACGACCGCGACCCACACCGCGCCGACGCCACGTAGTTGGCGACGTGTCGTGTCCCGTAGGCGACGCTACGGGTGAACTCGCCATCGACGCAGTGAGTCATGCGCCCGATGTACCCGTGCCCTGATCCTGTCTGGAATGGGTTTCGCCCCTCGATGTCGATGGTTCGCGGGCGCAGGCACTTGTTGAAGTTGACGATGTGGTTCTCCCACCCCTCGGCGCGCACGTTCTCCACTCGGGGGTCCACGCAGGCGTAGAAGTAGAACAGGTGACCGCCTGAGGTCTCGATGTCCCCGGTGTACATGCCGTCGGGGTTGGTGTCGATGATGAGTCCGATGTTCTTGACGACCGGACGGACCGGGGTCGAGATGCGTTGCAGCGTGGGGACCACGGAGAAGTTGGCCTGGTACTGGTGGCTGAGGGGGATGCGGAGGCGCACGGTTCCTGTGGACGGCGTGATCGACTGCACGATGTTGACCTCGCCGCGTCCGACCCACGAGGCGTTCGCGCCAGTGTCCCACCGGGCGACGGGGTATCGGTCACGGACGATGACCAGGTCGTCGGTTGAGAACCCGTTCGATCCTGAGAAAGGGTTCGTGATTACCTCGGTAGCTCCACGGGCGAACCCCGAGCTGCTGAGATCAACCTCAGGGCCGACGGTGGACGACCACGAGATAAAGGGGCTGGCCACCGACAGGTCGCCGGAGTCCATCGTTTTCGTCACAACCCGTGCGCCATTGAAGTCGAGCGTGAGTGACTTACCGGTGATCGACAAGGGGTCGAGGCGGTAGGTCTTGGTGGCATCGAAGACGATCGTCGAACCGTCAGGCACGGCAGCGATGAGATCAGTCAACGCGGCGGTGTCATTAGTGCCACTCCCCGAGTTGGCATCACCCCCGGCCCAGTCACCCACGAGACCGTGCTCGCCGACGAAGAACACGCCCCCCACGCGCGGAGCATAAGTTTCCTCAGCTACCTCTTGTGTGAGGAAGCCTGTGGTGCCTGCTGCGACACGGGCATCGACCGCGGCACGGGAGGCAGACCCCTCGGCGGTGATCTTCGATGCCACCGCCGAATCCGGTACCGCACCTGCCGTCACGTCCTCCAGGATTTGGGCTGCCTCATCACGGGCCGTGCGGGTCTCGTCCCGCAGGGTGGCGACAGCGTTCACCACGGCTGGGGTGTAGGCGTCGGGGTCGTAGTCCTCGATCAACTCCTGCAGCGTGTGCGAACCTTCTGTCAGGACAACCGAATACCACTTCGACCGGTAATCCTTCGCCCCGAAGATCGCCTTCTGCACCTGGTACGGACCCTCAGGGAGCAACCCCGAGTCGTAGAAACCAGGGGCGGACGGGTGCGTGGGCGGGTTGATGGGGATGACGGTGGGCGCCGAGTACACGGTCACCCCAGCGTTGTTGCGGTCCACCGGCACCCGAATCCACAGTTTCGAATCCCGCGGCGGGAACCCCCATCGGGGAGCTGATACACACCAGTCAAACGTCCGGACATGAACTTCCTTTCGAACAGGAGGGGGGTACCGCAGACGGGCGCCTTATGCGGGGGTGATGTTGATCCAGCAGCCAGACACTGACTGAGGTCCGCCATTCGAGGCATGCCACATGGTGAGTTGGTCGCCTGCGGCGACGGTCAACGACACTGTGCCGGTGAGTCCGACGCTGCCGACGTCGACACCGTTGCGTTGGATTTTGATGTTGCCGTTACCAGTCGCCGACCAGGTGAGGGTGACGTTCCCGGCGCCCTTCACGACGAGCGCATTGTTGGTGACCGTCGCCGGATAGGTGGGGTCAGAGGTGAACCCGGTCACCTGCACATACGGGAGGAACGAGTTCGATACTGACCCGTTCTGCATGCGTTGACGGGTGAACGTGACGAGGGTGGCGGTCGCGGCACTCGATGTTGCAGCACTGTTGGTGCCGGTCAGGGTGTGGCGGGGTCGGGATGTGGCTGTGCCAGTGACAGTCACAGTGTTGGCGGCGGCGAGCTGGGGGCGCAGGTCTGCGGTGTCGGCGACATTAATGGTTTGCAGTGCCGCCAGCGTGTAGCGTGCCCGCGCCGTACCGGTTTGGTCGGCAGCCACCGTTTGAGAAGCGGCTAACGGTACGCGTAGGCCACCCAGTTCGGTGGCCTGCCCCACGGTGGTGGTTTGGGTGGCGGAGATGGTGTGTCGTACCCTCACCACCGCCACAGACGTCACCTCGAACGTTTGGGAGGCATCCGCATTCACCGATCCCACCGATGGCACTGACGATGCTGTCGGCGCCACCACCATGTCTTGTGCTGCATCCAGCTCAATGCGTGGGCGGGTGACGACAGGTTGGGTGATGGTGATGTCTTGTGTGGCGGTCAGGGTGTAGAGAGTTGCCGTCGACGCTGCAGGGGTGACAGTGGTCGCTTGTGTAGCGTCGAGTGTGTAGCGGGCGCGGCCATCGCTGCTGGTGTCGGTGGTGATGGTGTTGGTTGCGGTCAGGGTGTAACGGGCACGCACCACACCCACACCAGCCACCACACCCGAACCGGTACCGGCTATGCCGACACCGAGTTTCCCGGACTGCCCCACCTGGACGGATTGCTCCGCATAGTCCACGCAGAGTCGGGCGTACACCACACCCGCAGCGGTGACGGTGATGGTGTTGCCGGACATCAACCGTTCTTTGGTGCGGGGCCGGCGGGTCCGATAGTGCGGGGCCGTCGGCAACCTCACCCCAGTGTGCCGGGCTTCCGGTACCACCACCCGCGTGTGGGGTGCAGCAGGTAGCACCACACCCACCCGCGGAACCGGTACCGCCGTAAACAGGTAGGGACGGTTGGGGACTGCCGTCACCACCCTGCCTGCCAGAACGATCATCTACGTGATGGTGATCGTGGGGGTGACGTCGATGGTGGCGTTCGCACTGACTGTGGTGGAGGGGATGGACAGTTTGTCCAAATAGGTGCCGGAGGTTTGCGCCGAGTACACGCCGGCCGCGACGACGGTGGTGGCGGGCACGTTGATCGACACCTTCGACCCGGTCATGGAACCCGACGCCGGAGTCCCCCAGGTCGTCTGCTGGCGGGCATACGCGGGGGTACCGCCCGACACCTCGGATGCGCCGGTGCTGCCGGGGTCGGCGGTGTGCAGGGAAATCCACGTTCCCTGCGCTGCATACGCATTGAGCAGGGCGGTTTTCATCGCGTTGGTGGCGAGTGCCATGTCATTCTCCTAGGTTGTAGTTGATGTCGAGGTGGAGGGTTTGTTCGGCGGTGAGGTCGACGTGTTCCCGCCCGTGATCGTCGATCCAATGTCGGGTGCCGTTGTCGTCGGTCCACTCAGACACGGCGGACTGCTTTCCCGTAGTAGAGGGGATATTCCTGGGTGGGGGTTTCGGGCATCGACACCGTGAGCAGGAAGTGGGTGGCCCGCCCGATGATGGGGGCCAGCGTTTCCTGTTGCACCACATAGTCGATGGAGGGTGGTTCCACCACGCCGGGGATGGAGATGATGGGGGTGGTGGCGTTCCGGACGGGGTCGCCTTCGAAAAAGTAGAGGGTCGATGCTGCACCGACCGGCCACGATGTGATGTTGCCGGAGGTGGCGTCGATGGGGTCGAGGGAGAAAACCAGGTCACTGTTCTGGTAGAGGGGGATTTCCGCTTTCGTTCCCTCCCATCCGAGGGTGACGGTGGTCATGGTGTCTCCTGTTCTGTGAGTTCATATCCGAGTGCCGCCAAAGCATCAGCGTGGGTGGCGAGGTCGGGGTTGATGGTCATCGCGAACGACTTCGAGTCAGTCGACAGGATCGGGGTCAAACCGTTGGCGGGGTCACCGTCGTAGTCGATGACCTGGCCACGCTCATCCGACAGGAACACCGACACATCCGGTTTCAGATGCGACCGCGAGACGGGAACCTGCATTCCCATGCTGGTGAGAATCGAAGTCATGTCAGGCACTTCCACCACCAACACCAACAGGAACCCATCCTCCGTGGAGTACAGGTTCGTGATCGGCGGCATATGCGGAAGAGCTTCAGCCACAAGGGTTGCTGGTTTCATACTCATCTCCAGAAGATCCAGATCACACCGGTAGCGCCGATACCGCCAGCGCCGAATGAGCCGGTACCGCCGTTCGAACCACCACCACCGCCACCACCACCGCCGGGATAGCCGCCCGGGCCGCCAGCTCCGCCGCTGTAGTTGAGGAAGCTGACACGGCCACCACCACCACCGCCACCACCACCGGCGCCGCCACACTTCGTTTGAGTTGCCGGCGACACGTTCGCGCCTGCACCACCGGGTCCACCGTTACCGCTAGGCGCACCTGCCCCGCAGTCCCACCAGCGCCGAGAGGCGTTGACCCGCCCGCCAAACCATTCGTGCCGGAGTCTGCTAGTGTCCTGAGTCATTAATTCGTGTGCAGTAGTGGGCGATGGAGTCGAGGATCTGGTCAGCGGTCTTGACCCACACGTAGGGGCGGGGGTTGTCGTTCCAGGTCTCGATCCACGCTCTGATGTCGGCATTGAGTGCTCGTACGGTGCGGTGGGTGGAGCGTTGGAGTTTCTTGGTGGTCAGTTCGGCGAACCAGCGTTCGACGAGGTTCATCCAGGATGAGCTGGTGGGGGTGAAGTGGACAACAAACCGCGGGTGCGCGGTCAGCCATCGCTTGACCGCGGGTGTCTTGTGGGTGGAGGCATTGTCCATGACCAGGTGGACGTCGAGCTCGTCGGGTACCTCGGCGTCGATCTTGCGGAGGAATCCGATGAATTCCGTTGCGCGATGCCGTGAGTGAAGCGAACCGATGACTTTGCCCGACGCGATGTCCAACGCCGCGTACAGGCTGGAGGTGCCGTTGCGCACGTAGTCGTGGCTGGCCCGTTGCGGGGTGCCCGGGAGCATGGGAAAGATCGGCTGGGTGCGATCGAGCGCTTGGATCTGGGTCTTCTCGTCAACGCAGAGCACCAGGGCACGTTCGGGTGGGTTCATGTAGAGCCCGACGACGTCGCGGACCTTTTCGGTGAACATGGGATCTTTCGACAGCTTCCACGAATCCTGTTTGTGTGGAGCCAATCCGAACGCTCTCCATACACGCGAAACAGTTGACTGCGACATGTCGAGATGCTCAGCCATCGACCGAGTCGACCAGTGTGTCGCATTCTTCGGAGTGGTCTCGAGAGTTGCGGTGATCAGGTCTTTGATCTGCTCGTCGCCGACGGTTCGAGGTCGCCCGGGCCGGGGTTCGTCGAGCAACCCCTCGCAGCGGTGCTCGACGAACCGGCCTCGCCATCGCCGCACGGTACCTCGGTTGAGGCCGAGTCGTTGTGCCACTTCGGTATTCGACCCGCCATCTGCGGCAGCGAGAACGATTCGTGATCGCATCGCCAAACCCGAGGCCGTCGTTCGCCGACGCGCCCACCCTTCGAGCTCACGGCGCTCGTCATCGGTCAGAACAATATCCACTGCTCGCGGACCCCGGGTTGCCATTCCCCAGTCTATCAACCGAATGACAATTAATGACTCAGGACACTAGACCACCACCGCCGCCGTTCCCCGGCAGGGATGTGGTGGGTGAATAGCCGAACGATGTCGAGATCCCACCCTGCCCTGGGGTCGTGGTGATATGGGTGCCGAAACTGGACGGATTGCCATTCGTGCCAACGACGTAAGGCGTACTCGAATCCACTGATTCGGGGTCGAGTTGCTGGAAAATGTATCCACCGCCGAGGCCGCCAGCTGCGCGGGTGGTGGTACTGGAGGTGCCGTCCGAACCGTTCTTCCCACATCCGATGAGACCCACGATCAGTTCGGTGATGTTTTCAGGTTTCGTCCACGTACCCGACGTGACCTTGGTTTCCACGTTGTAGCCGTTGAGGACGGCGTCAGCGATGGCCTGGATCGTGTACTGAACCTCTTGCGGATCACCAACCGAACCGCCACCAAACCAGCCATTGAAAATGCCGTTGATGATCGACGCAATGTTCGCCGTCGCCGCATGAGCCAACAACCGGATCACATCAACCGGCTCACCCATATGCTTAAACTTCGGATTGAACTGGTTGTACGCGTAGTCATCCCAGAACGCCTGATCCGCATTCGCGAACTGCGACAGGCCTGACGTGGCACCGTTCGGGCGGTTCGCGGGCAGGAAGTATTTGCCCGGTACACCAGCACCGGGCTGATCTGGAGCTGTAATGGCTAACTCACCCCTTCGATCATGCGGGCCAACCGCTTAGCGTGGCCACCACCGTCGTAGTCCGTGGAATGCGCAGTGCCGAGATAGTTGCGGATGTCCTCCCCCGCACGCGCGAAATCGGGCCAGCGGAACGGATTCCACCACGGCTGCGCCACCGCCAGACGTTCAGCGGTCTTGAACGCCCAGGCGCGGGCGGCCTCGGGTGTGCGCACCGACATCCACCCGGTTAGGTCGGCGACCGTGCGCAGCGGTGAACCTAGCGGCAGGTCGGCGATCGGATCACCCGGCGCCCACTCGGTGAACCGAGGCCGCGGGACGTGCAGCGCCCCGGCGATCCCGGACCGGCCGTGATGCACCGGCGTGTGCGGGTCGCCCAGCGTCGCGACGGCGAGCACCTGATGGCGAGGCCGCCGAGGCAGGATGTCGCGCGCGTACTTCACTGCGACCGCCGCGCCCGCACTGTAGCCGCCGACGACCACGAGTTCGCGGGATTCGGTGACAGCTCGATCCAACGCTGCCGCGCCGATCGCTTTCGACTCCTCATACGACAGGTCGCCCATGCCGGTCGCCGGGCCGAAGTCGGCCGGGTACGGCACATACGTGAACTTCACCTTGCGGGGGTCGAGCGCGCGGCGCAGCGCCTCCGACGCGGGGGAGCCGCCGCGGGGTGCCCAAGTTCCGTCGACCCAGAGAAGTTCGATCATGACCGTCCTGCCCACCATGCTCGGATCTCGT
Above is a window of Gordonia westfalica DNA encoding:
- a CDS encoding DUF7572 family protein; the encoded protein is MSMKPATLVAEALPHMPPITNLYSTEDGFLLVLVVEVPDMTSILTSMGMQVPVSRSHLKPDVSVFLSDERGQVIDYDGDPANGLTPILSTDSKSFAMTINPDLATHADALAALGYELTEQETP
- a CDS encoding IS630 family transposase, with the translated sequence MATRGPRAVDIVLTDDERRELEGWARRRTTASGLAMRSRIVLAAADGGSNTEVAQRLGLNRGTVRRWRGRFVEHRCEGLLDEPRPGRPRTVGDEQIKDLITATLETTPKNATHWSTRSMAEHLDMSQSTVSRVWRAFGLAPHKQDSWKLSKDPMFTEKVRDVVGLYMNPPERALVLCVDEKTQIQALDRTQPIFPMLPGTPQRASHDYVRNGTSSLYAALDIASGKVIGSLHSRHRATEFIGFLRKIDAEVPDELDVHLVMDNASTHKTPAVKRWLTAHPRFVVHFTPTSSSWMNLVERWFAELTTKKLQRSTHRTVRALNADIRAWIETWNDNPRPYVWVKTADQILDSIAHYCTRINDSGH
- a CDS encoding DUF7264 domain-containing protein, with product MTTVTLGWEGTKAEIPLYQNSDLVFSLDPIDATSGNITSWPVGAASTLYFFEGDPVRNATTPIISIPGVVEPPSIDYVVQQETLAPIIGRATHFLLTVSMPETPTQEYPLYYGKAVRRV
- a CDS encoding phage tail fiber protein — encoded protein: MALATNAMKTALLNAYAAQGTWISLHTADPGSTGASEVSGGTPAYARQQTTWGTPASGSMTGSKVSINVPATTVVAAGVYSAQTSGTYLDKLSIPSTTVSANATIDVTPTITIT
- a CDS encoding PE-PPE domain-containing protein; this encodes MIELLWVDGTWAPRGGSPASEALRRALDPRKVKFTYVPYPADFGPATGMGDLSYEESKAIGAAALDRAVTESRELVVVGGYSAGAAVAVKYARDILPRRPRHQVLAVATLGDPHTPVHHGRSGIAGALHVPRPRFTEWAPGDPIADLPLGSPLRTVADLTGWMSVRTPEAARAWAFKTAERLAVAQPWWNPFRWPDFARAGEDIRNYLGTAHSTDYDGGGHAKRLARMIEGVS